A region from the Bacteroidota bacterium genome encodes:
- a CDS encoding ABC transporter permease, with translation MKFTFRIAWRYIFSKKSTNAINIISGISMTGIIIGSASLIIVLSAFNGFENLVDRLYSTFYPDITISAAKGKVFVMDSSKIAQIQNIEGVEYISKTLEENVLLAYNKQEHIATIKGVDTIYKYVTAVDDSVYYGDYILDYNYLNYTLNCAVLGSGVASTLNVSLGLDYPAIQIFMPRRGSKPSANPRNTFIQKGIQPMGVFRIQQEFDSKYVITSLGFISELLEYSNGEISTLEIKTSDKKNVNEIIEKIQLIIGEDYIIKNRFMQNEFLYRVMKTEKWAVYFILTFIFIIAAFNMIGSIAMLVIDKKKDIGILRSLGASEKTIRNIFFFQGVLQTLVSITIGFTIASILCVLQMKYGFITIPGQGTFVVTAYPIALEWKDYLNVFLTVFVIGSIASYFPAYMAARQKWLFKQE, from the coding sequence ATGAAATTTACTTTCCGGATAGCCTGGCGATATATTTTTTCAAAAAAATCAACAAATGCCATCAATATTATTTCAGGCATTTCCATGACCGGAATTATTATTGGTTCTGCATCGTTAATTATAGTTCTTTCTGCATTTAATGGTTTCGAAAATCTTGTCGACAGACTTTATAGTACTTTTTATCCTGATATTACTATAAGTGCAGCCAAAGGAAAGGTATTTGTAATGGACAGTTCTAAAATTGCACAAATTCAAAATATTGAAGGTGTAGAATATATTTCCAAAACTTTGGAAGAAAATGTATTGCTTGCTTATAATAAACAAGAACATATTGCCACTATCAAAGGAGTGGATACCATTTATAAATATGTGACCGCTGTTGACGACAGCGTGTACTACGGCGATTATATTTTAGATTATAACTATTTAAATTACACACTCAATTGTGCTGTATTAGGCTCCGGAGTTGCATCTACACTGAATGTGAGTCTGGGTTTAGACTATCCTGCCATTCAAATATTCATGCCGCGAAGAGGATCAAAACCGTCAGCAAATCCCCGAAACACCTTTATACAAAAGGGTATTCAGCCGATGGGAGTTTTTCGTATACAACAGGAATTCGACAGTAAATATGTAATTACCTCCTTGGGATTTATCAGTGAATTACTTGAATACTCGAATGGAGAGATCAGCACGCTCGAAATAAAAACATCAGATAAAAAAAATGTGAACGAGATCATTGAAAAGATTCAACTCATTATTGGAGAAGATTATATAATCAAAAACAGATTCATGCAAAATGAATTTTTATATCGAGTAATGAAAACAGAAAAATGGGCCGTGTACTTTATTCTCACATTCATATTTATTATCGCAGCATTTAATATGATAGGATCTATTGCAATGTTGGTTATTGATAAAAAAAAGGATATCGGAATCTTGCGTTCATTGGGAGCTTCGGAAAAAACGATAAGAAATATCTTTTTTTTTCAGGGTGTTTTACAAACCCTGGTTAGTATAACTATAGGTTTTACTATTGCATCCATTTTGTGTGTCCTTCAAATGAAATACGGATTTATAACAATTCCGGGTCAGGGCACTTTTGTAGTTACTGCTTATCCTATTGCATTGGAATGGAAAGATTACCTAAATGTTTTTTTAACGGTATTTGTTATCGGGAGTATAGCTTCCTATTTCCCGGCTTATATGGCAGCACGCCAAAAGTGGTTATTCAAACAAGAATAA
- a CDS encoding TerC family protein, producing MDFTIFAQADAWIALLTLTVLEIVLGIDNIVFISILSTKLPLEQQRKARRIGLALAMITRILLLLSLSWILGLEEDLFSILNHGISGRDIVLLLGGLFLIYKATTEIHEKIEGVDHENNPNIKRPSFVSIIVQILILDIVFSLDSVITAVGMVEPEMVIVMILSVIIAVIIMLFAADPISNFVQKHPTVKMLALSFLVMIGVSLLIEGWGGHVEKGYIYVAMGFSVLVEMLNLRMKANARKKKEKHDLEENEFGN from the coding sequence ATGGATTTTACAATATTTGCTCAAGCTGATGCCTGGATTGCTTTACTTACACTTACCGTTTTGGAAATAGTTTTGGGTATCGACAATATTGTATTTATATCTATCCTATCAACCAAGTTACCTTTGGAACAGCAACGCAAAGCCCGCAGAATAGGTTTGGCGCTGGCAATGATCACAAGAATTTTGTTATTATTATCGCTGAGTTGGATATTGGGTCTGGAAGAGGATCTGTTCAGTATTTTAAACCACGGTATATCGGGGAGGGATATTGTATTGTTGCTGGGTGGATTATTCCTCATATATAAGGCAACCACAGAAATTCATGAAAAAATTGAAGGCGTGGATCATGAAAATAATCCAAATATTAAAAGACCCTCCTTTGTATCAATAATTGTTCAGATTTTGATCCTTGATATCGTTTTTTCCCTGGATTCAGTTATCACCGCCGTAGGAATGGTTGAACCTGAAATGGTGATCGTTATGATACTTTCCGTAATAATTGCTGTTATTATAATGCTGTTCGCAGCAGATCCGATAAGCAATTTTGTCCAAAAACATCCAACTGTTAAAATGCTGGCACTATCATTTTTGGTGATGATAGGTGTAAGCTTATTGATTGAAGGATGGGGTGGACACGTTGAAAAAGGGTATATCTATGTCGCGATGGGATTCTCTGTTTTAGTAGAAATGCTTAACCTTCGTATGAAAGCAAATGCCCGTAAAAAAAAGGAAAAACATGATCTAGAGGAAAATGAGTTTGGCAACTAA
- the acs gene encoding acetate--CoA ligase has protein sequence MMQKIKTPEEFRSAYQFSVENPEAFWAGIAEEFVWKKKWETVLQWNFKEPDIKWFINGKLNITENCLDRWAKIHPEKIAIIWEPNQPEEENIKITYAELLNSVCKFSNALINQGIQKGDRICIYMPMIPELVIAVLACARVGAIHSVVFAGFSAQSLSERINDSQCKMVICSDGAFRGNKLIDIKNVVDEAVSNCNSIEKVIVKKRTNSIITWNNKIDLLWEDAIENMSDKFTAAEMDSEDPLFILYTSGSTGKPKGVVHSIGGYMIYTAYTFLNVFQYEKNDIYWCTADIGWITGHSYLIYGPLLNGATSLLFEGIPTFPDAGRFWSTIDKYKVNIFYTAPTAIRSLMVYGDKFIEPYNLSSLKTLGTVGEPINEEAWHWYHEKIGRNTCPIVDTWWQTETGGILISSIANVTPSIPSVASLPLPGIQPIIVDTSGNELTELVAEGLLCIKFPWPSIIRTTYNDHERCRLNYFSHFKDLYFTGDGCKRDANGNYRIIGRVDDVINVSGHRIGTAEVENAINEHPEVIESAVVAYPHDIKGQGIYAFVICDKQILDADKLRLEIRDVVVKMIGAIARPDKIQIVSGLPKTRSGKIMRRILRKIAEGESHNLGDISTLLDPGVVEEIKNGYQQFAIEK, from the coding sequence ATGATGCAAAAAATTAAAACACCTGAAGAATTTCGATCTGCTTATCAGTTTAGTGTGGAAAATCCGGAGGCATTTTGGGCGGGAATTGCGGAGGAATTTGTTTGGAAAAAAAAATGGGAAACCGTATTGCAATGGAATTTTAAGGAGCCTGATATTAAATGGTTCATAAATGGAAAATTAAATATTACAGAAAATTGTCTCGATAGATGGGCAAAAATTCACCCTGAAAAAATCGCAATTATTTGGGAGCCGAATCAACCGGAAGAAGAAAATATTAAGATCACCTATGCAGAATTGCTTAACAGCGTTTGCAAATTCTCCAATGCATTAATTAATCAGGGAATACAAAAGGGCGACCGAATTTGTATTTATATGCCCATGATCCCTGAGCTTGTAATTGCCGTGTTAGCTTGTGCAAGAGTTGGGGCAATTCATTCTGTTGTTTTCGCAGGATTTTCTGCTCAATCATTATCAGAAAGAATAAATGATTCGCAATGTAAAATGGTGATTTGCAGCGATGGTGCATTTCGCGGAAATAAATTAATCGACATTAAAAATGTTGTGGATGAAGCAGTTTCAAATTGTAATTCCATTGAAAAAGTGATCGTAAAAAAAAGAACCAATTCTATTATTACCTGGAATAATAAAATTGATCTTTTGTGGGAGGATGCGATAGAAAACATGTCTGATAAATTCACCGCTGCCGAAATGGATTCCGAAGACCCCCTGTTTATTTTATATACCAGTGGATCAACGGGCAAACCAAAAGGTGTTGTTCATTCCATTGGAGGATATATGATCTATACTGCCTATACTTTTTTAAATGTATTTCAGTATGAGAAAAATGATATTTATTGGTGCACTGCAGATATTGGATGGATAACAGGACATTCTTATTTAATTTACGGTCCTCTGTTAAATGGCGCCACATCATTATTATTTGAGGGTATTCCAACCTTTCCTGATGCAGGCAGATTCTGGAGCACAATTGATAAATACAAAGTAAACATTTTTTATACCGCACCAACAGCTATCCGATCGTTAATGGTTTATGGAGATAAATTTATTGAACCTTATAATTTAAGTTCTTTAAAAACTTTAGGAACTGTTGGCGAACCCATTAATGAAGAAGCCTGGCATTGGTATCATGAAAAGATCGGAAGAAACACTTGCCCGATAGTGGACACCTGGTGGCAGACAGAAACAGGTGGTATATTAATTTCCAGTATTGCTAATGTTACACCTTCCATTCCAAGCGTTGCAAGTTTACCTTTACCTGGTATTCAACCCATAATTGTAGACACCTCCGGTAACGAATTAACAGAGCTGGTAGCAGAAGGCTTGTTGTGTATTAAATTTCCATGGCCATCAATTATTCGCACAACTTATAATGATCATGAAAGATGCAGATTAAATTATTTTTCTCATTTTAAAGATCTCTATTTTACCGGCGATGGTTGTAAACGCGATGCAAATGGAAATTACCGAATTATAGGACGTGTTGACGATGTAATAAATGTTTCCGGTCACCGCATTGGCACTGCGGAAGTGGAAAATGCCATTAATGAACATCCGGAGGTAATTGAAAGTGCCGTTGTTGCATATCCACATGATATTAAAGGACAAGGTATTTATGCATTTGTGATTTGCGATAAACAAATATTGGATGCAGATAAATTGCGTTTGGAAATAAGAGATGTTGTGGTAAAAATGATAGGTGCCATAGCTCGTCCTGATAAAATTCAAATTGTTTCGGGATTGCCAAAAACAAGAAGTGGTAAAATTATGCGCAGAATTTTAAGAAAGATCGCGGAAGGGGAATCACATAATTTAGGAGATATTTCCACTCTGCTAGATCCGGGTGTGGTGGAAGAAATTAAAAACGGATATCAACAGTTCGCCATTGAAAAATAA
- a CDS encoding DUF1572 family protein: MIQSLKEVYLKNLNSLMTEISLYNSEEDIWRVEPGILNSAGNLTLHLMGNLNFFIGTYLGDTGYVRDRDREFSDKDIPKLQLMNDLNETINMLDVTLSNLSDEALLQVYPTDKFGEGKTNAYILTYLLAHFNYHLGQINYHRRLLSK; this comes from the coding sequence ATGATACAATCATTAAAAGAAGTATATCTTAAAAATTTGAATTCTCTTATGACTGAAATAAGTTTATATAATTCAGAAGAGGATATTTGGAGAGTGGAACCCGGAATTTTAAATTCTGCAGGAAATCTTACCTTACATCTGATGGGAAATTTAAATTTTTTTATTGGAACATATTTAGGTGATACAGGTTATGTGCGCGACCGCGACAGAGAATTTTCTGATAAAGATATTCCAAAACTTCAACTGATGAACGACCTGAATGAAACGATAAATATGCTGGACGTAACTTTATCCAATTTATCTGATGAAGCCCTTCTTCAGGTATATCCAACTGATAAATTCGGCGAAGGAAAAACAAACGCTTATATACTTACTTATTTACTGGCTCATTTCAACTATCATCTGGGTCAGATAAATTATCACAGAAGATTGTTGAGTAAATAA
- a CDS encoding ROK family protein, with product MQDVVLGVDIGGTGIKFGLVTRKGEILISDKVKTKGYPNPEKLPKDLFKWANKECAHLDLNLIGVGIGTPNGNYYTGTIDFAPNLPWTGVIPLKKYFEKIFSLPVALTNDAKAAAMGEMYYGAAEGMKDYLFITLGTGLGSGIVVAGNIVYGYDSLAGELGHTIVYRNGRECPCGRRGCLEQYVSAPGIVKTYYELLRNQNLDEFRTSLGNMIDSAEVCKKALEGDSIALEAFKKTGEILGFALANSVCYTRPEKIFLFGGLAQAGELIFKPTIESFENYLLPIYKNKIPVLPSGLKENEAAILGSASLIWNELK from the coding sequence ATGCAGGATGTAGTTTTAGGAGTTGACATTGGAGGAACCGGGATTAAATTCGGTTTAGTTACCCGAAAAGGAGAAATTTTAATTTCCGACAAGGTAAAAACCAAGGGTTATCCCAACCCCGAAAAACTACCAAAAGATCTTTTTAAATGGGCGAATAAAGAATGCGCTCATTTAGATCTAAATCTAATTGGAGTTGGAATAGGCACTCCCAATGGCAATTACTACACAGGTACTATTGATTTTGCACCTAATTTGCCTTGGACGGGAGTAATTCCTCTTAAAAAGTATTTTGAAAAAATATTTTCATTACCAGTAGCATTAACTAATGATGCAAAAGCTGCTGCAATGGGTGAAATGTATTACGGAGCAGCGGAGGGTATGAAAGATTATTTATTCATTACACTGGGCACAGGTTTGGGCAGCGGAATTGTGGTAGCAGGTAATATTGTTTATGGATACGATAGTCTTGCAGGAGAACTTGGCCATACTATAGTTTATAGAAATGGACGGGAATGCCCCTGTGGAAGAAGAGGTTGTTTGGAACAATATGTAAGCGCTCCGGGAATTGTAAAAACCTATTACGAATTATTGCGCAACCAAAATCTGGATGAATTCAGAACCAGTTTGGGAAATATGATAGATAGCGCTGAAGTTTGTAAAAAAGCATTGGAGGGCGATTCCATTGCATTGGAAGCATTTAAAAAAACCGGAGAGATACTTGGATTTGCTCTCGCCAATTCAGTTTGTTATACCCGACCTGAAAAAATATTTTTATTCGGTGGTTTAGCACAGGCGGGAGAACTAATATTTAAACCAACTATCGAAAGTTTTGAAAATTATTTATTGCCAATCTATAAAAATAAAATTCCTGTACTTCCATCCGGATTGAAAGAAAACGAAGCAGCAATTTTAGGAAGCGCATCACTTATCTGGAATGAATTGAAATAA
- a CDS encoding T9SS type A sorting domain-containing protein, translated as MTRIFSPLLLLIFMCSLVNAQKDCSHDNTGLIPIPDLGLGTYRGFTGGLYPDGSNVRPTEYLAACIEHVQNIQPLDIAGNADEDGRIVMLGIGASNPGAEFNKFIEISNYFEPRNDKLSLINGCVPSIGIQDMNYTASEYWGNVMNLLEENDLSADQVQIVWIEEENTAVGDTAFPSAAQALVTDFHFLLQAIKIMFPNTQICYVTARAYSGFADPGTEDLTNGLKFPRDYYNGWGLKWFIENVINHELGYTYEGPSAEIPLVTWGTYHWTDGSVERMDGLLLDCEEDVAPDGLHLSGSGEIKMGQLMLNYFIADTTAKYWFFDEEYTGIYNNDKENSTLNIFPNPVLENQIHIQADDFNSNEKIGINIFSIDGKQILSLQENYSDNMTVLLPELNSGLYMITIYSENAASKATFIINE; from the coding sequence ATGACAAGAATTTTTTCTCCTCTGCTTCTCCTTATTTTTATGTGTTCGCTTGTAAATGCACAAAAAGATTGTTCTCATGATAATACAGGATTGATTCCAATACCTGATTTAGGTTTAGGAACCTACCGCGGATTCACCGGTGGATTATATCCGGATGGTTCCAATGTAAGACCAACAGAGTACCTTGCAGCCTGCATCGAACATGTTCAGAATATTCAGCCATTAGACATTGCCGGAAATGCCGATGAGGATGGAAGAATAGTTATGTTGGGAATTGGTGCATCAAATCCTGGTGCTGAGTTTAATAAATTTATAGAAATATCGAATTATTTTGAACCGCGGAATGATAAATTATCTCTTATTAATGGATGTGTTCCTTCCATAGGAATTCAGGATATGAATTATACAGCTTCTGAATATTGGGGTAACGTAATGAATCTTTTAGAGGAAAATGACTTATCTGCCGATCAAGTACAAATTGTTTGGATAGAAGAAGAAAATACAGCAGTTGGTGATACTGCATTTCCGAGTGCTGCTCAAGCATTGGTTACAGATTTTCATTTTTTGTTGCAGGCAATTAAAATAATGTTTCCAAATACCCAAATTTGTTATGTAACAGCTCGTGCCTATTCAGGATTTGCTGATCCTGGTACAGAAGATCTTACAAATGGATTAAAGTTTCCTCGCGATTATTATAATGGATGGGGTTTAAAATGGTTTATCGAAAATGTGATCAATCATGAACTTGGATATACTTATGAAGGTCCTTCTGCAGAAATACCATTGGTTACGTGGGGCACATATCACTGGACTGATGGTTCTGTTGAACGTATGGACGGATTACTATTGGATTGTGAAGAGGACGTTGCCCCGGATGGTTTACACTTAAGTGGAAGTGGTGAAATAAAAATGGGTCAGCTCATGCTAAATTATTTTATTGCTGATACAACTGCCAAATATTGGTTTTTTGATGAAGAATATACAGGCATTTACAATAATGATAAAGAAAATTCAACGCTCAATATTTTTCCAAATCCGGTTTTAGAAAATCAAATTCATATTCAAGCGGATGATTTTAATTCCAATGAAAAGATTGGTATTAATATATTTTCTATTGATGGAAAACAAATTCTTTCCTTACAGGAAAATTATTCTGATAACATGACTGTCTTATTACCTGAATTAAATTCCGGTTTGTATATGATCACAATATACTCTGAAAATGCAGCATCTAAAGCTACCTTTATTATTAATGAATAA
- a CDS encoding GH92 family glycosyl hydrolase → MKSIVCVFLLLSLNMSSQNLTKFVNPFIGTGGHGHTYPGATVPFGFVQLSPDTRPDGYNDWDGCGGYHYSDSIIYGFSHTHLSGTGIADYCDILLMPTVGEVQLNNIVNNDPKQGYASAFSHKTEKASPGYYSVLLEDDDIPVELTATARVGMHKYAFPDTGKVNIILDLRHRDKLLEGSYIEIISPTKIQGLRRSSSWAKDQWLYFAIEFSEPFNYAEIIDSANTAMVRSQRFESKIISGTHLNSFFQFLGDGGKTIIVKCALSPVSCMGAWKNMQAEIPDWDFEKVKKDADAIWNKELSKIEITSIADEKKSLTDADNKLVIFYTALYHCMLAPNIYEDVDGKYRGRDNKIHTADDFNYYTVFSLWDTYRALHPLLTIIDQKRTNDFINTFLKQYEQGGRLPVWELSSNETDCMIGYHSVSVIADAAAKGIRGYDMNLAYEAMKHSANLDHFGLKFYKEKGFIESNEEPESVSKTLEYSYDDWCIEQVSFINYLENRSVKNQTELMYYNDRSLNYKNIMDGNYARPRFNGGWYKPFDPSEVNFNYTEANAWQYSTFAPQSDFPSNEKFLDSLFNASTKTTGRDQSDITGLIGQYAHGNEPSHNIAYLYNYTYTAPWKTQYYLDKIIHNFYKNSPDGLIGNEDCGQMSAWYVLSAMGLYPVSPGRSTFDFGLPVFDQVDINLENGNKFTVETINNAEENIYLDSVVFTNTPITSLHIDFHLISPGGKLTFYKTADNKKSYSPANTDYNKYKIPITAPLISASNISFSDSLRVHISSPQQTGYIFYTTDGTRPTTESRYIKKDTFFYITDTRTIKAMYCAPYEKVENIFCTGVSTANYTKLPYQYFIKYLTKYNSQYSAGGDNALIDGLSGGADFRTGMWQGWQKENMEVVLDLGEIKEITKAGAGFLQDVRSWIWMPAKLEIYTSTDGVKYTLSKTIVNTTPSDNYESKEIKNVEAELNSTKTRYVKFIAYNFGPVPNWHPGKGGDTWVFCDEVWVK, encoded by the coding sequence ATGAAAAGTATCGTTTGTGTATTTCTCTTATTAAGTCTCAATATGAGTAGCCAAAATCTTACCAAATTTGTTAACCCGTTTATTGGTACGGGTGGACATGGCCATACTTATCCTGGAGCAACTGTTCCCTTCGGATTTGTGCAGCTTAGTCCTGATACCCGACCTGACGGATATAACGATTGGGATGGATGTGGAGGTTATCATTACAGCGATTCCATTATTTACGGATTTTCGCATACACATTTAAGCGGGACAGGCATTGCAGATTATTGTGATATTTTATTGATGCCTACTGTTGGTGAAGTTCAATTAAATAATATTGTAAATAACGATCCGAAACAAGGATATGCATCCGCCTTTTCGCACAAAACCGAAAAGGCTTCTCCGGGCTATTATTCTGTATTATTAGAGGATGATGATATTCCGGTGGAATTAACTGCTACGGCACGTGTTGGAATGCATAAATATGCATTTCCCGATACCGGAAAAGTTAATATCATTTTAGATCTTCGACACAGGGATAAATTATTGGAAGGTTCCTATATTGAAATAATTTCCCCAACAAAAATTCAGGGTTTGCGTCGCTCTTCCAGCTGGGCAAAAGACCAGTGGTTGTATTTTGCCATCGAATTTTCAGAACCATTTAATTATGCCGAGATAATTGACAGTGCAAATACGGCCATGGTTAGATCGCAACGATTCGAATCCAAAATTATCAGCGGTACACATTTAAATAGTTTTTTTCAGTTTTTGGGGGATGGTGGAAAAACTATAATTGTTAAATGTGCACTTTCTCCTGTAAGTTGTATGGGTGCATGGAAAAATATGCAGGCAGAAATTCCAGATTGGGATTTTGAAAAAGTAAAAAAAGATGCTGATGCAATTTGGAATAAAGAATTATCAAAAATAGAAATTACAAGTATTGCAGATGAAAAAAAATCTTTAACCGATGCAGATAATAAATTGGTGATTTTTTATACCGCACTTTATCACTGCATGCTTGCACCAAATATTTATGAAGATGTGGATGGAAAATACCGCGGAAGAGATAATAAAATTCATACAGCTGATGATTTTAATTATTATACTGTATTTTCTTTATGGGATACTTATCGCGCATTACATCCCTTGCTCACCATTATTGATCAAAAAAGAACAAATGATTTTATCAATACTTTTTTAAAACAATACGAACAAGGTGGAAGGTTACCTGTTTGGGAATTAAGTAGCAACGAAACCGATTGTATGATTGGATATCATTCGGTGAGTGTAATTGCAGACGCAGCAGCAAAGGGAATTCGGGGTTACGACATGAACCTCGCCTACGAAGCCATGAAACACAGTGCCAACCTCGATCATTTCGGATTAAAATTTTATAAAGAAAAGGGATTTATAGAAAGTAATGAGGAACCGGAATCTGTTTCGAAAACGCTAGAATACAGTTACGATGACTGGTGTATCGAACAAGTGAGTTTTATAAATTATCTGGAAAACAGAAGTGTAAAAAATCAGACAGAATTGATGTATTATAATGACCGGTCTCTAAATTATAAAAATATTATGGATGGCAACTATGCCCGGCCTCGGTTTAATGGCGGTTGGTATAAACCTTTTGACCCTTCTGAGGTGAATTTTAATTATACGGAAGCAAATGCATGGCAATATTCCACTTTTGCACCTCAATCTGATTTTCCTTCAAATGAAAAATTTCTCGATAGTTTATTTAACGCATCTACTAAAACAACAGGAAGAGATCAGTCTGACATAACTGGTCTGATCGGACAGTATGCGCATGGAAATGAACCCAGCCATAATATTGCTTATCTATATAATTATACTTACACCGCTCCTTGGAAAACGCAATATTATTTAGATAAAATAATTCATAATTTTTATAAAAATAGTCCCGACGGTTTGATCGGCAATGAAGATTGCGGTCAAATGAGTGCATGGTATGTATTAAGTGCAATGGGATTATATCCTGTTTCTCCAGGGAGATCCACATTTGATTTTGGCCTGCCTGTTTTTGATCAAGTGGATATCAATCTGGAAAACGGAAATAAGTTCACGGTTGAAACCATAAATAATGCCGAGGAAAATATTTATCTGGATTCCGTAGTTTTCACTAATACTCCAATAACTTCCCTGCATATTGATTTCCATTTAATATCTCCCGGAGGTAAACTCACCTTTTATAAAACTGCGGATAATAAAAAAAGTTATTCTCCTGCAAATACCGATTACAATAAATATAAAATTCCGATAACAGCTCCTCTGATCTCCGCTTCCAACATCTCTTTTTCTGACTCTCTTCGGGTTCACATCAGTTCACCACAACAAACGGGATATATTTTTTATACTACTGACGGGACACGTCCCACAACCGAAAGCAGGTATATAAAAAAAGATACATTTTTTTATATTACAGATACAAGAACCATCAAGGCAATGTATTGTGCGCCATATGAAAAAGTGGAAAATATTTTCTGTACTGGTGTATCCACGGCAAATTACACAAAATTACCCTATCAATATTTTATTAAATATCTGACAAAATATAATTCCCAGTACAGTGCTGGTGGTGATAATGCACTAATTGACGGATTATCCGGAGGAGCAGATTTCAGAACAGGCATGTGGCAAGGATGGCAAAAAGAAAATATGGAAGTGGTTTTAGATCTTGGTGAAATAAAAGAAATAACAAAAGCCGGTGCCGGATTTTTACAGGATGTGAGAAGCTGGATATGGATGCCGGCGAAACTGGAAATATATACCTCCACAGATGGTGTAAAATATACACTAAGTAAAACAATTGTCAATACTACTCCATCCGATAATTACGAATCAAAAGAAATTAAAAATGTAGAAGCAGAATTAAATTCCACCAAAACGCGATATGTAAAATTTATTGCTTACAACTTCGGACCAGTTCCTAACTGGCATCCGGGAAAGGGTGGAGATACG